A window of the Mesorhizobium sp. L-2-11 genome harbors these coding sequences:
- a CDS encoding HU family DNA-binding protein → MTTTNEIADKIASEQSLTKAQAKTIVESVFKQIADAAQSGAETSVPGFGKFKVKETPAREGRNPSTGATIKISASKKLTFTPAKAIKDALNG, encoded by the coding sequence ATGACAACGACCAACGAAATTGCCGACAAGATCGCATCCGAGCAGAGCCTGACCAAGGCTCAGGCCAAGACGATCGTCGAGAGCGTATTCAAGCAGATTGCCGACGCCGCCCAGAGCGGTGCTGAAACCAGCGTGCCCGGCTTTGGCAAGTTTAAGGTAAAAGAGACGCCTGCGCGCGAGGGGCGCAATCCCTCGACGGGAGCGACGATCAAGATCTCCGCGTCGAAGAAGCTGACCTTCACGCCGGCCAAGGCGATCAAGGACGCCCTCAACGGCTGA
- a CDS encoding DUF736 domain-containing protein — MATIGTFTSSGNGFTGTIKTLNLNVKAKLVRVDNPSDKGPHFRIFSGAVELGAAWQKVSRETERDYLSVKLDDPSFPAPIYATLIEVEGEEGLQLIWSRPNRD, encoded by the coding sequence ATGGCTACTATCGGCACCTTCACTTCCTCGGGCAACGGTTTTACGGGCACGATCAAGACGCTCAACCTCAACGTCAAGGCCAAGCTGGTCCGCGTCGACAACCCCTCCGACAAGGGTCCCCACTTCCGCATCTTCTCGGGTGCAGTCGAGCTAGGTGCGGCCTGGCAGAAGGTTTCCAGGGAAACCGAGCGCGACTACCTCTCGGTCAAGCTGGACGACCCGAGCTTCCCCGCTCCGATCTACGCCACCCTGATCGAGGTGGAAGGCGAGGAAGGCCTGCAGCTGATCTGGTCTCGCCCCAACCGGGACTGA